One segment of Erigeron canadensis isolate Cc75 chromosome 2, C_canadensis_v1, whole genome shotgun sequence DNA contains the following:
- the LOC122588994 gene encoding probable pectate lyase 5 → MLYSSFYHTKKMHPPNTYILLFCLMTSFFSAIRATLNLTLPYQHPNPEAVVQEVQRRLNVSIHRRELLDIAGNCLTGNPIDDCWKCDPNWFNDRQHLADCSIGFGRFALGGKGGQYYIVTDSSDNDPVNPIPGTLRHAALQTEPLWIVFASSMLIRLKHELIVNSYKTIDGRGVNVDITGGGCITVQYVTNVIIHNIRVYNCKPSGNTDIRSSPTHVGRRGLSDGDGISISGSRNIWIDHCSFAHCTDGLIDAILGSTAITISNSYFTNHNEVMLMGHDDAYLPDKGMQVTFAFNHFGRGLIQRMPRCRHGYFHVVNNDFTEWKMYAIGGSANPTINSQGNRYIAPPDPNAKEVTKRVDANEKNWVGWNWRTDGDLMENGAFFVPSGQDLNDMYAKASSVNPQSAYLIDQLTMNAGVFGQPREVGSVSFGGGPITRPGDGGAGRNGGSNPNDDDYFGIIFGSGAVARSPAPTTLFLNSLILLVIYITISTNGGVLFTLLLSFPLL, encoded by the exons ATGTTatattcttctttttatcacACAAAAAAAATGCATCCcccaaacacatacattctctTGTTTTGCCTTATGACCTCTTTCTTCTCTGCCATTAGGGCCACTCTTAATCTCACACTTCCTTATCAACACCCTAATCCCGAAGCTGTTGTTCAAGAAGTACAAAG GAGATTAAATGTATCTATACATAGAAGAGAATTGTTGGACATAGCAGGCAATTGTCTCACTGGAAACCCAATAGACGATTGCTGGAAATGCGATCCAAATTGGTTCAATGACCGGCAACATCTTGCAGACTGCAGCATTGGGTTTGGCCGGTTTGCATTAGGTGGAAAAGGCGGTCAATATTACATAGTCACAGATTCGTCAGATAACGACCCAGTGAACCCAATTCCAGGCACTCTAAGGCACGCAGCCTTACAAACCGAACCCTTATGGATCGTATTTGCATCAAGCATGCTCATTAGACTCAAACATGAACTCATTGTCAATAGTTATAAAACAATAGATGGCCGAGGGGTCAACGTTGATATAACTGGTGGAGGTTGTATCACAGTTCAGTATGTAACAAATGTGATCATTCATAATATTCGGGTTTATAATTGTAAACCATCTGGGAACACGGATATACGATCAAGTCCAACGCACGTTGGACGTAGAGGGTTATCTGATGGTGATGGGATTTCGATATCAGGGTCAAGAAATATATGGATTGATCATTGTTCATTTGCTCATTGTACTGACGGTTTGATAGATGCAATTTTGGGGTCAACTGCTATCACTATTTCAAATAGTTATTTTACTAATCATAATGAAGTTATGCTTATGGGACATGATGACGCGTACTTACCAGATAAAGGAATGCAG gTTACGTTTGCGTTTAATCATTTTGGCAGAGGTCTGATACAAAGAATGCCGCGGTGTAGACATGGGTATTTTCATGTAGTAAACAATGATTTTACTGAATGGAAGATGTATGCAATTGGTGGAAGTGCGAATCCAACTATCAATAGTCAGGGTAATCGGTACATTGCACCACCAGACCCGAATGCAAAGGAG GTGACAAAACGAGTGGACGCAAATGAGAAGAATTGGGTTGGATGGAATTGGAGAACGGATGGAGACTTGATGGAAAATGGTGCGTTTTTTGTGCCTTCTGGTCAAGACCTAAACGACATGTATGCAAAGGCGAGTAGTGTTAATCCTCAGTCAGCCTACCTCATCGATCAACTCACGATGAATGCCGGTGTCTTCGGTCAGCCAAG GGAAGTGGGGAGTGTGTCGTTTGGTGGTGGTCCAATAACAAGACCAGGAGATGGTGGTGCAGGTAGGAATGGTGGCAGCAACCCTAATGACGACGATTATTTTGGAATAATATTTGGGAGCGGCGCAGTCGCAAGATCACCGGCACCCACCACCCTTTTTTTGAATTCTCTAATTCTTTTAGTTATTTACATCACCATCAGTACTAATGGTGGTGttttatttacattattattatcattccCATTACTATAG